In a genomic window of Tamandua tetradactyla isolate mTamTet1 chromosome 17, mTamTet1.pri, whole genome shotgun sequence:
- the EGR4 gene encoding early growth response protein 4, with product MLHLSEFSSPDALLVKSNEGCCAESSTELPRLPARDAPAAVGYPGAGDFLSWALSSCGAGGDLADSCFLEGSAPTPPPGLSYSGSFFIQAVPEHPHDPEALFNLMSGILGLTPFPGPDAAASRSPLDTPFPTGPDALLPGPPDLYSPDLGLTAFPEAFWEASPSAGAPSQCLYEPQLSPLDVKPGLRAPPASPELDAASAFKGPYAPWELLSAGAPGSCGSQGGYQATPEARFPTMGAKIEDLLSISCPAELPAGPASRLYPAGGYDAFPLTPGDLGEGTEGLPGLLTPPGGEGAGSGEGGEFLAGTQSQLSPLGLRNTTVDFPKSLVADIPGSSGVAAPPGPPPPAPFSPAKARRKGRRGGKCSARCFCPRPHAKAFACPVESCVRSFARSDELNRHLRIHTGHKPFQCRICLRNFSRSDHLTTHVRTHTGEKPFACDVCGRRFARSDEKKRHSKVHLKQKARAEERLKGLGFYSLGLSFAAL from the exons ATGCTCCACCTCAGCGAGTTTTCCAGCCCCGACGCGCTCCTTGTCAAGTCCAACGAGGGCTGTTGCGCGGAATCCAGCACTGAACTGCCCCGGCTGCCCGCCAGGGACGCTCCAGCGGCCGTTGGCTACCCCGGAG CAGGCGACTTCTTGAGCTGGGCTTTGAGCAGCTGCGGCGCCGGGGGGGACTTAGCCGACTCCTGCTTCCTGGAGGGGTCTGCGCCTACCCCTCCTCCCGGCCTCAGTTACAGCGGTAGCTTCTTCATCCAGGCGGTACCCGAACACCCGCACGACCCGGAGGCACTCTTCAACCTTATGTCGGGCATACTAGGCCTGACACCCTTCCCCGGCCCAGATGCGGCAGCTTCCCGGTCCCCCCTGGACACCCCCTTTCCCACGGGCCCCGATGCCTTACTGCCGGGCCCGCCGGACCTTTACTCCCCGGATCTGGGCCTTACTGCCTTCCCAGAAGCGTTTTGGGAGGCCTCACCCTCTGCGGGCGCCCCCTCGCAGTGCCTGTATGAGCCGCAGCTCTCCCCGCTCGACGTCAAGCCGGGCCTTCGGGCGCCTCCGGCCTCTCCAGAGCTAGACGCTGCCTCGGCCTTCAAGGGTCCCTATGCGCCCTGGGAGCTGCTCTCTGCCGGGGCCCCAGGGAGTTGTGGGTCACAGGGAGGCTACCAGGCGACCCCCGAGGCCCGTTTTCCCACGATGGGGGCCAAGATTGAGGACCTGCTGTCCATCAGCTGCCCCGCCGAGCTGCCGGCCGGCCCGGCCAGCAGACTCTACCCCGCGGGGGGCTACGACGCTTTTCCGTTGACCCCAGGTGACTTAGGGGAGGGGACCGAGGGCCTCCCGGGGCTCCTGACTCCACCTGGTGGGGAGGGAGCTGGTAGCGGTGAAGGTGGAGAGTTTCTGGCCGGTACGCAGTCTCAGCTTTCCCCGCTGGGCCTCCGCAACACCACGGTGGACTTCCCGAAATCTCTGGTGGCAGACATCCCCGGGAGCAGTGGCGTGGCTGCGCCTCCCGGGCCGCCTCCGCCCGCCCCATTCTCCCCAGCCAAGGCACGGCGCAAAGGGCGCCGAGGTGGCAAATGTAGCGCGCGCTGTTTCTGTCCGCGGCCGCACGCCAAGGCTTTCGCCTGTCCGGTGGAGAGCTGTGTGCGCAGCTTTGCGCGCTCGGACGAGCTGAACCGCCACTTGCGTATCCACACCGGCCACAAGCCTTTCCAGTGTCGCATCTGCCTCCGCAACTTCAGCCGCAGCGACCACCTCACCACACACGTGCGCACCCACACCGGCGAGAAGCCCTTTGCCTGCGATGTGTGCGGCCGCCGGTTTGCGCGCAGCGATGAGAAGAAACGACACAGCAAAGTGCATCTCAAGCAAAAGGCTCGCGCTGAGGAGCGTCTTAAGGGTCTCGGGTTTTACTCGTTGGGCCTCTCTTTCGCCGCCCTGTGA